The Nitrospirota bacterium nucleotide sequence GGCCCGTTACTTCCAGCTCGAGAACAAGATCCAGTCAGTGATCGATTATGACCTTGCAAAAAAAATACCCGTCGTCCGGTGAAGAAGTTGCGGCCGACGCGGATAGATAGTGTCTTCGTCACCTAAAGCGGCGCAGTCGGGCAGACGCTGAACTGGCGGAAGGACATCCAGACACGACAGGAGGAGGGGGATATGCGAAGGACCGCAAGAGATTTCATCGTAGTGTTCATCCTGAGTCTCATCGCCGGCTGTGCAACGCCGCTCGTGGTCGATTATGACTACGATACTGCCTATGATTTCACAAAGCTCAAGACCTATGACTGGATACCGTCACCGCCCGGCAGCCAGATTGAGAACATGACCGAGAAGCGGCTCACGCAGGCCGTGAACACGCAACTTGGGGCCAAGGGATACGGCCAATCGAGCGAGTCCCCTGATTTCCTGATCTCACTGCAGGGGGTCAAGAAAACGGTAGAGTCGGGCTCAACGGCAGTCGGCGCTTCTGTCGGTATTCCCGTTGGCAGGGCGGGGACGATCTCCGTGGGTGGCGGGAAGAGCAAGCCTCGGGTCAAACAAGAGGGCACCCTTACCCTGGGCTTTCTGGATCGAACGACCAACACGCTCATCTGGCAGGGAACTGCCACGGCTGCGATCCAGCCGAAGAGTTCTCCTGAAGAGCAGCAGCAGCGCATCAACCAGGTGATCGCGGAACTCTTAAAGAACTTCCCGCCGCAGGTCAGGAAGTAGAGGGAAGGATACGAGGAAGGTTATTGATCATGAGAACGACGCGTCTGGTGGCATTTTCCGCAATGATTCTGGTGGCGGCTTTTACCCCGATTCCCGCGATGGCGACGAGTCTCGAGGTCACCCCCTTTGCCGGTTACACCTGGGGCGGCGAGTTCAATGATTCGGTGACAGGCGAAACTCTGAAGGTGGACGAGACGGCCAATTACGGTGTCATGGTGGACTTCAAACAGGACGAGCAGTCTCAGATCGAGCTGTATTTCAGCCGCCAGGCAACGCAATTGAAGGCGAACGAGAGGCTGTTCACGGGAAATCCCCTGTTTGATCTTGACATTGAGTATTTTCACGTCGGCGGGACTTATGGCATGGATTCCGGGAAGGTAAGGCCCTTTGTGGTGGGATCCCTCGGCGCCACACACATGGTCCCGAAGGGACCGGGGCTTGATGCGCTGACGAAGTTTTCCCTCAGTCTGGGAGGCGGCGTGAAGCTGTTCGCAACGGACCGTGTCGGTCTCAGGCTCGAGGGAAGGTGGTTCGGCACCTTGTTCAACGGGAGCGGCTCGGCCTTCTGCTCCTCAGGAGCATGTGCGATCAGTGTGCAGGGTGACCTGTTCTCGCAATTCACCACGAATGCGGGCGTCTTCATTACGTTCTGAACCGTTGCGGTACGGCAATCATGGGACTTGGCGTCCCCGGCCCCCGGGGTGATGGAATGAGCCGTAATCTGTCTGGATGCTTGCGAAGGAGGATAGACTTTGACGAGGAATGTTCGAGAACAGGAAATCGAGGAACTCAAGGCCGGGCTCGCGCGGCTGCGCGAGGAGATTGCGGCGCTCTCGGCCCGCGCCAGTGGGAACGCTGGGGGTGAGAACGGGGAAACAGGCCGGACCGAAGGCCAGAGAGAGGCGGGCAATGCTACCCGCAATGAGGCTGACGATCAATGGGCGGACGTCCGGAAGTCCTTCGATGATGTGCGCAACCGGGGCGAACAGCTCTTCAAAGACCTTGCCGCTCTCATAGAACGTCATCCCGTGGAGGCCGCGGCAACGGCATTCGGACTGGGATTCATCATCGCGAAACTGATGGGACAGGGGGGATACCGTGATAAAGGCCGTCATTGACATCTTCATAGCATTCTTGAATCTGATCGAGACGGAGGCCCGGGCGCTGCGCAGAATACTGGTGAACCTGGGCTGGGGGCTTGCCTTCATCGTCATCGCTGCGCTCCTGGTCCTTGTTTCGGCCGTCTTCTTCCTGTGGGGCCTTTACCTGTACTTTGCCGCGCTGTTGTCGCCCGTGACCGCTGCGTTCCTTGTGTCGCTTGCGGCCCTGGCGCTTGCCGCGATCGCCGGCTGGATCGCCTATCGACGGGTCCGTTGACGACGGACGGACCAC carries:
- a CDS encoding DUF4136 domain-containing protein, which gives rise to MRRTARDFIVVFILSLIAGCATPLVVDYDYDTAYDFTKLKTYDWIPSPPGSQIENMTEKRLTQAVNTQLGAKGYGQSSESPDFLISLQGVKKTVESGSTAVGASVGIPVGRAGTISVGGGKSKPRVKQEGTLTLGFLDRTTNTLIWQGTATAAIQPKSSPEEQQQRINQVIAELLKNFPPQVRK